TAATCCTCGACGCGACCATCCTGCGCCTGTTCCCGCCGTTGCGGTGCGCCTGGGCACTTCGGGGCCAGCAGGCCGAGGTTCGGATCACCGGGCGCAACGCCAAGCGCGTACTGCTCGGGGCCATCAACCCGCGCACCGGGCACCGACGGATAATCCGTTGCCTGTCGATGCGACAAGAGGACTTCCAGGCGTTCTTGCGGCACTTGCGGAGCCGCTACCGGGACCGGCCACTGTGGCTGATATTGGATCGTGCCCCATGCCACGAGGCGCACCCGAGCCAGGTACTGGCCGGGCGGTTGGGCATCGGGCTGATGTGGCTCCCGACCCAGTGCCCGGAACTGAATCCGGTGGACCACCTGTGGCGGGAACTCAAGCGACTCGTCGCGGCCAATCGACAGTTCCGGACCATCGACGAGGAGCCGAGGTACGCCGAGCGCTGGTTCCTCGGGTTGACCGCACGAGAAGCACTCCGGAAGGCCGGAATGTTAGCCGAGGGCTGTTGGCTCAGCTTAATGTGAAGACTTCTGCTGACCTACTTAGTCACGTTTGCCGACCTAAAGGGCGCGCCCGAGTTTCCGGAGCCAGCGCCACCCGGTCTCCGGGCGCACCACCACGTTCCACTGGTCGCGCACGAACCGGACCACCTTCGTGGCCGTCCACACCCCGCCGTCGGGCGGGAGCCCCCGGAGCGCGGTGCTCAGTTCGTCCCGGTGACGGGCGGTCAACTTGGGCAAAGCCCCGTTGCCCTTGCGCCGGTCGCTCACTCCGGCCGGGCCGTGGACGTTCCAGCGGTTGAGCACGTCCCGGACGGTGACCGCCGACAGCCCCACCATTTCGGCTACTTGGGCCGGGGTACGGGGCTCGTCGGTGCGGGCCAACAGCCACAGGGCGTGCCACCGCATCTTCTCTACCGGGTGGCGGCACGCCTGGTACAGGGAGTGGAGCTCTTGCACAGTACAGTGACGGACGAACGGTAGCGGAGGTCGGGGCATCGGATTCGCTCTCGCAGGGGGCTGCGAAACTAGCACAGGGATTCAACAACGGTTGGTACGAGGACGGTTTCGAGCGGACTCGCGCAGACAGTTTGGTTGCACCCTTCGTCCGAACGGTCTTCCGGCTCGCTGTTCGGGAGTGCGTGCAGTAACTCGCAGGCCAATCGGTGCAACACAGACTCGCTGGGGCCGGTACCGGGGAGGTTCCAGTTCGTGAGCTGGTACCGCACCCACGACACCAGCCCGGGCGGTCCTTGTCCGAGGTCGATGACCCGGGCGAGGACCGGGAGGAGCGCTCGCTCGTTGATGAATGGCGCGTTTCTTTGGTACACGAGATCCGTTCCGGGGTGAGGGGATCATGCGGGCCGTGCGCGGGGTGGTGTCACGCGGTCGGGTCGACGTACACTTGCGCGGTTTGAGACGACAAACTGTGGTCGTCGACCGCGATGGCCGTGAGGAACCCGGCATCGGTCCCGTCGACGCGAAACTGGATCGTGCAGCTGAATGTGCCGTTTGTGGCCGTCGTGACGGTCAGCCCGTTCGCCGAGGCGATGCCCCCGAACGTGATCATCAACCCGCTCGGGTGCTCGTCCGCGACCGAACCCGAGATCTGGAACAATCCGTTTGCGACCGCTTCGGCCGCGAAATTCACGATTATCGGTGCCGTGTTGGGGACGGTCGGGGGACTGGTCGGGTCGCCCGGGGCGCCGTCCGGCACGTCGCGCCACTCGAGGGGTTCCAGCCGCAGAACAGCGCGATTCTGGGGAATTGTTTGCGTGCGGGTTCGTTGAAAAAGACCGAACATGGTTTCGCCCCGATTGAGTGAGTGGGTTGAGTCGCGAACAGGTCGCGATCCCCGGGCTTCATTGGGGATTCGGGCGACCGGCGTGCGGCAACAATCGAGGACCCGAACTAAAAGATGTCAGCAATTTCGGAAAAAGTGACCGCTCTCCGGACACCGGTGCGTTCGAGGAGCGAAGTGGTGTCGAACTCTTTGTCGCGAGGATTGGGAACATGAGCCTCGGTGTGATGGTGAGGCTGGCCCGAGGGTTTGCTTCAATTCGGCCCCAGATCACGATCAAGGGGCCGAATTGAAGCGCGAGGTGATGACGGCCCAAAAACCGCGCGGACGTGAAGGGCTCCCCAGATCATGATCTGGGGCCGAATTGAAGCCGAGCCTCCGTGAATTGGCAGCACAAGCGCTCTAGGAAGTCGCAGAAAGAGCAGGATTATCCGAAAGACCTCGAAAATAGGCTCATCCAGTCTCGCTCTGCTTATCAATGGTTCAGGAACTTCACGTCGCGGACGTTCTGTTCCGCGACGGCTCGCGTGATCTTTCCGGCACGCAGCAGTAACCGCACCGATTCGTCGCACGTGTACATCCCCTCTTCGCGCCCGGTGAGGATGTAGTTGTCGATACTCTCAATCTTGCCCGTGCGGATCGCGCTCGCGATCGGGTGCGTGTTCCACATCACTTCGAGCGCCAGGTGCCGCTTCTCCGTCTTATTGATGCTCGGAAGTAACCGCTGACTCACGATCGCGCGCAGAC
This region of Gemmata massiliana genomic DNA includes:
- a CDS encoding transposase; the encoded protein is MLILDATILRLFPPLRCAWALRGQQAEVRITGRNAKRVLLGAINPRTGHRRIIRCLSMRQEDFQAFLRHLRSRYRDRPLWLILDRAPCHEAHPSQVLAGRLGIGLMWLPTQCPELNPVDHLWRELKRLVAANRQFRTIDEEPRYAERWFLGLTAREALRKAGMLAEGCWLSLM
- a CDS encoding helix-turn-helix domain-containing protein; this translates as MPRPPLPFVRHCTVQELHSLYQACRHPVEKMRWHALWLLARTDEPRTPAQVAEMVGLSAVTVRDVLNRWNVHGPAGVSDRRKGNGALPKLTARHRDELSTALRGLPPDGGVWTATKVVRFVRDQWNVVVRPETGWRWLRKLGRAL